One window of Microcoleus vaginatus PCC 9802 genomic DNA carries:
- a CDS encoding EamA family transporter has protein sequence MGEIAALGAAFVWALSSTIWQRVGQQIPAVMLNLLKGAIALFMLLATVLILGKSLPAINPNILAMLLISGGLGIGIGDTAFFIVLKYLGARRTLLLETLSPPLTALLGLIFLQEKLSPIACTGIVLTICGVAWVIAERTAETTLSSKHLWQGLGISLLGQTTHAVGAILSRAAFTQIDIDPLWTAALRLSGGMAVMLCFLKPKNLDSFKQLKSSKILAAIILAAFLGTYLGISLQQTSLKYAPAAIAQTLSSTSPLFILPLAVLAGEKVSIRAVLGVVGAIGGIALLLGLK, from the coding sequence ATGGGTGAAATCGCCGCTTTAGGCGCTGCATTTGTCTGGGCTCTATCTTCTACCATCTGGCAGCGAGTAGGACAGCAAATCCCCGCAGTGATGCTCAACTTGCTCAAAGGCGCGATCGCCCTTTTCATGCTCCTTGCCACTGTACTAATTTTAGGAAAATCCTTACCCGCAATCAACCCTAATATTTTAGCAATGCTGCTGATTAGCGGCGGCCTAGGAATTGGCATCGGAGACACCGCTTTCTTTATCGTATTAAAATATTTAGGCGCGAGGCGAACGCTGCTTTTAGAAACCCTATCTCCCCCTTTAACAGCTTTATTGGGCTTAATATTTTTGCAAGAAAAGTTATCGCCCATTGCTTGTACTGGCATTGTTTTAACAATCTGTGGCGTAGCGTGGGTAATTGCAGAACGAACAGCCGAAACAACCTTATCATCAAAACATCTTTGGCAGGGATTAGGTATTAGTTTATTAGGACAAACAACCCACGCCGTTGGAGCAATTTTATCCCGCGCCGCCTTCACTCAAATAGATATCGATCCTCTGTGGACGGCGGCCTTGCGCTTGAGCGGTGGCATGGCAGTCATGCTATGCTTTTTGAAGCCAAAAAACCTTGACAGTTTCAAACAATTAAAATCCTCAAAAATATTAGCTGCAATAATTCTGGCAGCTTTTTTAGGAACCTATCTCGGGATTTCCTTGCAACAGACTTCACTGAAATATGCACCCGCAGCAATCGCTCAAACACTCAGTTCTACCAGTCCCCTCTTTATACTGCCTTTAGCGGTGCTGGCGGGCGAAAAAGTGAGCATTCGGGCTGTTTTGGGGGTAGTTGGTGCGATCGGCGGAATCGCCTTATTATTGGGTTTGAAGTGA
- a CDS encoding M48 family peptidase translates to MSNIPLIGLKADQFRHPLDLEATSTLKQLPGLDLMVRQLLGQLGEQFFMLENLASSVQVGENQLPHLHQLLLDACKTLDLEVPQLYVRQHPMPNAYTFAMRGKQPFVVMHTSLIDLLTDEEVKAVIAHELGHLKCEHGVYLTLANLIVLAAGQISPVGTVLVQGLQAQMLEWLRCAEFTCDRAALLATQDPKVVASVLMKLAGGSPTLAPKLNVDAFLAQARAYDDLSSTQIGDMLKQAQTAQLSHPVPVLRAREIDRWASSKDYESLLAGNRSVCYDGETQKGGWRNW, encoded by the coding sequence ATGTCGAACATACCGCTCATCGGTTTGAAAGCAGACCAGTTTCGCCACCCGCTAGACTTGGAAGCTACCAGCACTCTCAAACAACTGCCCGGCCTGGATTTGATGGTGCGGCAGTTGCTGGGACAACTTGGCGAACAGTTTTTTATGCTCGAAAATCTGGCTTCCAGCGTCCAAGTCGGCGAAAATCAATTGCCCCACCTGCATCAATTGCTCTTGGATGCCTGCAAAACTCTGGATTTGGAGGTGCCGCAGCTTTATGTCCGCCAGCATCCGATGCCAAATGCTTACACCTTTGCGATGCGGGGAAAACAGCCTTTTGTGGTGATGCACACTTCTCTGATTGATTTGCTCACAGACGAGGAAGTTAAGGCAGTAATCGCTCACGAGTTGGGGCATTTGAAGTGCGAGCACGGAGTTTACCTGACCCTGGCTAATTTAATTGTCTTGGCCGCAGGTCAAATTTCGCCTGTGGGAACCGTGCTGGTGCAGGGTTTGCAGGCGCAAATGTTGGAATGGTTGCGGTGTGCCGAATTTACGTGCGATCGCGCCGCCTTGCTCGCCACCCAAGACCCAAAAGTGGTAGCATCCGTGCTGATGAAACTGGCCGGAGGTTCGCCGACTTTAGCTCCGAAACTGAATGTAGATGCGTTTTTGGCGCAGGCCCGGGCCTACGACGACCTCAGCAGCACTCAGATCGGAGATATGCTCAAACAAGCTCAGACGGCTCAGTTGTCCCATCCTGTACCAGTATTGCGCGCCAGAGAGATCGATCGTTGGGCAAGTTCAAAAGATTATGAATCTTTGCTTGCAGGAAATCGATCTGTGTGTTATGATGGTGAAACCCAAAAGGGCGGGTGGCGAAATTGGTAG
- the murA gene encoding UDP-N-acetylglucosamine 1-carboxyvinyltransferase, whose amino-acid sequence MYKVMKRIMEGKPITPAQNSSNLPASPESDEQQVLQIWGREPLKGHVKISGAKNSALVVMAGALLCPEDCRLRNVPGLVDVARMGQILSAVGVNLQQNGDVLDINASNLIDAQAPYELVSQLRASFFIIGPLVARLGFAKVPLPGGCAIGARPVELHVRGLQALGAEVHIDHGTVHAYVKGPNRRLKGAKIYLDYPSVGATETLMMAATLAEGETIIENAAQEPEVADLANFCRAMGAKIQGAGTNTIVISGVPKLHAVDYSIIPDRIEAGTFLVAGAITHSEISLSPVIPDHLTAVIAKLKTIGAKIIAESPDILRIVPGQTHSATDIETLPYPGFPTDMQAQFMALLTLSEGDSLIKETVFENRLRHVAELNRMGADIRLKGNVAIVRGVSRLSGAPVVATDLRASAALVLAGLAADGVTTISSLQHLDRGYEQLEVKLQKLGAKLRRVKEGTDPATAEAPVNPVRSGLNC is encoded by the coding sequence ATGTATAAAGTAATGAAGCGCATTATGGAGGGCAAACCCATTACACCAGCTCAGAACTCATCTAACCTGCCAGCTTCACCTGAAAGCGACGAACAACAAGTATTACAAATTTGGGGTCGCGAACCCCTTAAAGGACACGTCAAAATCAGTGGCGCCAAAAATTCGGCCTTAGTCGTCATGGCAGGAGCCTTGCTCTGCCCAGAGGATTGCCGTCTCCGCAACGTTCCCGGTCTAGTCGATGTCGCCCGCATGGGGCAAATTCTCTCGGCTGTAGGAGTCAACTTACAGCAGAACGGGGACGTTTTAGACATCAACGCCAGCAACCTCATAGACGCTCAAGCCCCCTACGAATTAGTCAGCCAACTGCGGGCGAGCTTCTTCATCATCGGGCCGCTGGTAGCGCGTTTGGGATTTGCCAAAGTGCCCTTGCCGGGTGGGTGCGCCATCGGCGCGCGACCCGTTGAACTCCACGTTCGCGGTCTGCAAGCCCTCGGTGCCGAAGTCCACATTGACCACGGCACCGTTCACGCTTACGTCAAAGGGCCGAACCGCCGCCTGAAAGGAGCCAAAATTTATTTGGACTACCCCAGCGTCGGCGCAACTGAAACTTTGATGATGGCGGCGACTCTGGCGGAAGGAGAAACCATAATTGAAAATGCGGCTCAAGAGCCGGAAGTCGCTGATTTGGCGAATTTCTGCCGCGCCATGGGAGCAAAAATTCAAGGCGCTGGCACGAATACGATCGTCATTTCGGGAGTTCCCAAGCTGCACGCGGTAGACTATTCAATTATTCCCGATCGCATTGAAGCCGGAACATTTTTAGTAGCCGGAGCCATCACTCACTCCGAAATCAGTTTGTCGCCGGTAATTCCCGACCACCTGACCGCAGTCATTGCTAAATTGAAGACAATTGGTGCGAAAATTATTGCAGAATCCCCCGACATTTTGCGGATAGTTCCCGGCCAAACTCACTCGGCCACAGACATCGAAACTCTGCCTTATCCCGGTTTCCCCACAGATATGCAAGCTCAGTTTATGGCTTTGCTCACGCTGAGCGAAGGCGACAGCTTGATCAAAGAAACCGTGTTTGAGAATCGCTTGCGCCACGTAGCAGAGCTCAACCGCATGGGCGCAGACATTCGCCTTAAAGGCAATGTCGCGATTGTGCGGGGAGTGTCGCGGCTGTCGGGTGCGCCTGTGGTGGCAACAGATTTGCGGGCTTCGGCGGCGTTAGTGCTAGCGGGACTTGCAGCCGATGGTGTCACAACCATCAGCAGCTTGCAGCACTTAGACCGTGGCTATGAGCAGTTAGAGGTGAAACTGCAAAAATTGGGAGCGAAGTTGCGGCGGGTCAAAGAGGGTACAGACCCGGCGACTGCTGAGGCTCCTGTCAATCCCGTGCGATCGGGTTTAAACTGTTAA
- the smc gene encoding chromosome segregation protein SMC — MVHIKRIELTNFKSFGGTTAIPVLPGFTVVSGPNGSGKSNILDALLFCLGLSSSKGMRAERLPDLVNSAQNKRGTIEASVTATFALEDVGEEWFARDEDEEENAADELSVEAEEVEEIDIAETQDNNGQSSANRKSKIENRKSEELSVEDVEEIEIAATQDNNGQLLATNRKSKIENPKSDEWSVTRKLRVTRQGTYTSTYYINGQPCTLTQLHEQLNRLRIYPEGYNVVLQGDVTSIISMNSKERREIIDELAGVAQFDRKISLARQKLDEVKEVEERSRIVEKELISQRDRLASDRTKAEKYQKLRAEFQEKSQWEIVLKFRQLQQQQWKLREQIETGDRTSASLTEQLQAISTQIQEATAELDALNARVKALGESELLALQATIATQEAERRQLQNRKQDLEKTAGQMAANIAQTEQEVRQFRQSLEQIEIEISYVKSQQGSFQEQRDAAQQSLDESREVANAIASTAEVWVQQQTELHRQIETIQQTLEPQRTEQATIGERADRLQSQIQEQNQSLQVLEQEIAAKKEQQSRLGETKGVASLQVESLTQILVEAEQELQLQQETQTRLLEEQRERQRKLDKLEVQFQALQEATGTFTAKIVAQSGIGGVCGLVAQLGRVEPRYQLALEIAAGGRMGNMVVEDDSVAAAAIELLKQKRAGRMTFLPLNKIRGGRYSVNENLRRAAGFVDAAVNLIDCDSRYQEIFAYVFGSTVVFSNLSDARRYLGQYRIVTLDGEILETSGAMTGGSSTNRSTLHFGTVEASEAASEARTIASLQERLEEIERILERCKIAIDRASVAVKTRSQELMEAKQNLREHQLRLEQLDSEIKNLQAQQEQVRSQIAKNTQELTNSRSRLQLLEGELPAQETQLQQYRQTLAQLEESNSHSEWQQMQSSLRALEALLQERELALRNVQQRLVDLENQFGRLEDKIKEGSEKLQEWQVQQNAGADALDRIVSQQLELDRQIAEAKAALGEIEEKLGVQKGDRDRAESQLREQHLAKQQLQWQLQKLHETQQERREQLSAIRTLLEAQRAEMPDPVPSIPENVEKANLTELQQEVKAIAKRIQALEPVNMLALEEYNRTQERLQELSQKLTTLEGERTELLLRIENFTTLRRRAFKEAFDAVNENFQTIFAELSEGDGYLQLDDQEDPFSSGLNLVAHPKGKPVQRLASMSGGEKSLTALSFIFALQRYRPSTFYAFDEVDMFLDGANVERLARMIKRQSEQAQFIVVSLRRPMIQSAERTIGVTQARGAYTQVIGLKL, encoded by the coding sequence ATGGTTCACATTAAACGGATCGAACTGACTAACTTTAAATCTTTTGGCGGCACGACGGCCATTCCCGTGCTGCCCGGTTTTACTGTGGTTTCCGGGCCCAACGGTTCTGGGAAGTCCAACATCCTCGACGCTTTGCTGTTTTGTCTCGGACTTTCGAGTTCCAAGGGAATGCGGGCTGAACGTTTGCCGGATTTGGTGAACAGCGCCCAAAACAAACGCGGTACGATCGAAGCTAGCGTGACTGCGACTTTTGCGCTGGAAGATGTGGGGGAGGAATGGTTCGCCCGGGATGAAGATGAGGAGGAAAATGCAGCAGATGAGTTATCTGTTGAAGCAGAGGAAGTCGAAGAGATAGATATTGCCGAAACTCAAGACAACAACGGCCAATCATCTGCCAATCGAAAATCCAAAATCGAAAATCGAAAATCGGAAGAGTTATCTGTTGAAGACGTAGAAGAGATTGAAATCGCAGCAACTCAAGACAACAACGGACAACTACTCGCTACCAATCGAAAATCCAAAATCGAAAATCCAAAATCGGATGAGTGGAGTGTGACGCGGAAACTTCGGGTAACTCGCCAAGGTACTTACACTTCAACTTATTACATTAACGGCCAACCTTGCACGCTGACTCAACTTCACGAACAGCTCAACCGCTTGCGAATTTATCCCGAAGGCTATAACGTCGTGCTGCAAGGAGACGTTACGAGCATTATTTCGATGAATTCTAAGGAACGCAGAGAAATCATTGACGAATTAGCTGGTGTGGCTCAGTTCGATCGCAAAATCTCTTTAGCTAGGCAGAAGTTGGATGAAGTTAAGGAGGTGGAAGAACGCAGCCGCATTGTAGAAAAAGAGCTGATTTCTCAGCGCGATAGACTGGCTTCGGATCGCACAAAAGCGGAAAAATATCAAAAATTGCGGGCAGAATTTCAAGAAAAATCGCAATGGGAAATTGTGCTTAAATTCCGTCAATTGCAGCAGCAACAATGGAAGCTGCGAGAACAAATCGAAACGGGCGATCGCACTTCGGCATCTCTCACAGAACAACTGCAAGCAATTAGTACCCAAATTCAAGAAGCAACCGCCGAACTTGACGCACTGAATGCCCGCGTTAAAGCTTTGGGAGAGTCGGAATTGTTGGCTTTGCAAGCGACGATTGCAACTCAGGAAGCGGAACGGCGGCAACTGCAAAACCGCAAACAGGATTTGGAAAAAACTGCTGGGCAAATGGCGGCTAATATAGCACAAACCGAGCAGGAAGTTCGCCAATTCCGGCAAAGTTTGGAGCAAATTGAGATTGAAATATCTTATGTTAAGTCTCAGCAGGGGAGTTTTCAGGAACAGCGGGACGCAGCCCAGCAAAGTTTAGATGAAAGTCGGGAAGTTGCAAATGCGATCGCCTCGACGGCCGAAGTTTGGGTACAGCAGCAAACGGAACTGCACCGCCAAATCGAAACAATTCAACAAACTTTGGAACCGCAGCGTACAGAACAAGCTACTATCGGAGAAAGAGCCGATCGCCTGCAAAGTCAAATTCAAGAACAAAACCAATCGCTGCAAGTATTGGAACAGGAAATTGCAGCGAAAAAAGAGCAGCAATCTCGCCTTGGGGAAACCAAAGGCGTTGCATCTTTGCAAGTAGAATCGCTGACTCAGATTTTAGTCGAAGCCGAACAAGAATTGCAACTGCAACAGGAAACTCAAACTCGTTTGTTGGAAGAACAGCGGGAAAGACAGCGCAAATTAGACAAACTAGAAGTGCAGTTTCAAGCACTGCAAGAAGCGACGGGAACGTTTACTGCAAAAATTGTCGCGCAAAGCGGAATTGGCGGAGTTTGTGGCTTGGTGGCTCAACTCGGCAGGGTGGAACCGCGCTATCAGTTGGCGCTGGAAATTGCTGCAGGCGGGCGCATGGGAAATATGGTGGTGGAAGATGACAGCGTGGCTGCTGCTGCGATCGAATTGCTGAAACAAAAACGGGCGGGAAGGATGACGTTTTTGCCTTTGAATAAGATTAGAGGCGGCAGGTATTCGGTGAATGAAAATTTGCGGCGCGCGGCTGGGTTTGTCGATGCGGCTGTTAATTTGATTGATTGCGATTCCCGGTATCAGGAAATTTTTGCTTACGTTTTTGGCAGTACGGTTGTGTTTAGCAACCTCAGCGATGCCCGCCGCTATTTGGGACAGTACCGGATTGTCACTTTGGACGGGGAAATTTTGGAAACTAGCGGGGCGATGACTGGGGGAAGTTCTACTAATAGATCTACCTTGCATTTTGGCACGGTTGAGGCTAGTGAGGCTGCTAGTGAAGCCCGGACGATCGCATCTCTGCAAGAAAGGTTGGAGGAAATTGAGCGGATTTTGGAACGGTGCAAAATTGCGATCGATCGCGCTTCTGTTGCAGTCAAAACTCGCAGCCAAGAATTGATGGAAGCGAAACAAAATTTGCGCGAACATCAGTTGCGCTTGGAACAGTTGGATTCAGAAATTAAGAATTTGCAAGCGCAACAGGAACAAGTGCGATCGCAAATTGCGAAAAATACACAGGAATTAACTAATTCGCGATCGAGATTGCAGTTGCTGGAGGGAGAATTGCCCGCACAGGAAACTCAATTGCAGCAATACCGGCAAACTTTGGCGCAGTTGGAAGAGTCCAACAGTCACAGCGAATGGCAGCAAATGCAATCGAGTTTGCGCGCTCTAGAAGCGCTGCTCCAAGAGCGAGAATTGGCTCTGAGAAACGTCCAGCAGCGCCTTGTAGACTTGGAAAATCAATTCGGGCGTTTGGAAGACAAAATTAAGGAAGGTAGCGAGAAATTGCAGGAATGGCAAGTGCAGCAAAACGCGGGGGCGGATGCACTCGATCGCATTGTTTCGCAGCAGTTAGAACTCGATCGGCAAATTGCGGAAGCTAAGGCGGCTTTGGGGGAAATTGAGGAAAAATTGGGCGTGCAGAAGGGAGATCGCGATCGGGCGGAATCTCAACTGCGAGAACAGCATTTAGCCAAACAGCAGTTACAATGGCAGTTGCAAAAACTCCACGAAACCCAGCAAGAACGCCGGGAACAATTGAGCGCAATCCGCACTCTATTGGAAGCGCAGCGGGCGGAAATGCCCGACCCCGTGCCCTCGATTCCTGAAAATGTAGAGAAAGCCAATTTGACGGAATTGCAGCAGGAAGTAAAGGCGATCGCCAAACGCATTCAAGCTTTAGAACCGGTCAATATGCTAGCCTTGGAAGAGTACAACCGCACTCAAGAACGCCTTCAAGAATTGAGTCAAAAATTGACGACATTGGAAGGAGAACGCACTGAACTGCTGTTGAGAATCGAAAACTTTACCACGCTCAGGCGGCGCGCTTTTAAGGAAGCTTTCGACGCGGTTAACGAGAACTTCCAGACTATCTTTGCGGAACTTTCCGAAGGCGATGGCTATCTCCAGCTAGATGACCAGGAAGACCCCTTCAGCAGCGGCTTGAATTTGGTTGCTCACCCGAAGGGGAAACCCGTACAGCGACTGGCTTCCATGTCTGGGGGCGAAAAATCATTGACGGCGCTGAGTTTTATTTTTGCGCTGCAACGCTACCGCCCGTCTACGTTCTACGCTTTTGATGAAGTGGATATGTTTCTGGATGGGGCAAATGTGGAGCGATTGGCTAGAATGATAAAACGACAGTCTGAACAAGCCCAGTTTATTGTTGTGAGTTTGCGGCGACCTATGATTCAATCGGCTGAGCGTACAATTGGTGTTACTCAAGCCCGGGGAGCTTATACTCAAGTCATAGGACTGAAGTTGTAG
- a CDS encoding PRC-barrel domain containing protein — translation MTSEQICQRSDILGTQVITRDRGKRLGVVSQLWVDIDRREVVAIGLRDNIFAVAGMPRFMFLSNVSEIGDVLLVEDESAIEDDVDVEAYSILINSEVITETGELLGRVRGFRFDPEDGKLVSIIIASLGIPQIPDQVLSTYELGIEEIVSSGPNRLIVFEGSEERLRQLSVGLLERVGLGQAPWEREEDEQGYYPKPVATGNQLGPGVRIPAPEMRSRVAAPAVEEVPWDEDSQWNRPQVRQPQQQMRAVQPEPLIDDYEDYEEDNWGGEEDDYEEEYEAKPQYTRSESSRPKAPVVEYEYEDDVEADAWADDEAPKPYQAPRVNIPEKTKTPEYEEEPGY, via the coding sequence ATGACATCCGAACAAATTTGCCAACGCTCCGACATTCTCGGCACTCAGGTCATCACCCGCGACAGAGGTAAACGCTTGGGGGTGGTTAGTCAATTGTGGGTGGACATTGATCGGCGGGAAGTTGTGGCGATCGGTCTGCGAGATAATATATTTGCGGTCGCTGGAATGCCGAGGTTTATGTTCCTCAGCAATGTCAGTGAAATCGGCGACGTGCTGTTGGTGGAAGATGAGAGCGCGATCGAAGATGATGTTGATGTTGAAGCCTACAGCATTTTGATTAACAGCGAAGTTATTACCGAAACCGGCGAACTTTTAGGTAGGGTGCGGGGCTTTAGGTTCGACCCCGAAGACGGTAAGTTAGTTTCTATAATTATCGCTTCCCTGGGAATCCCCCAAATCCCCGACCAAGTTCTCAGCACTTACGAGTTGGGGATTGAAGAAATTGTCAGCAGCGGTCCGAATCGCTTGATTGTGTTTGAAGGTTCCGAGGAAAGGCTCAGGCAGCTTAGTGTGGGTTTGCTGGAGCGCGTCGGTTTGGGCCAAGCACCTTGGGAACGGGAAGAGGACGAGCAAGGTTATTATCCGAAACCCGTGGCTACAGGAAATCAATTGGGCCCGGGCGTGCGGATACCTGCACCGGAGATGCGGAGCCGGGTAGCTGCGCCTGCGGTGGAGGAAGTTCCTTGGGACGAGGATTCGCAGTGGAACCGACCGCAGGTGCGACAACCGCAGCAGCAGATGCGCGCGGTGCAGCCTGAGCCGCTCATCGACGATTACGAGGATTACGAAGAGGATAATTGGGGCGGCGAGGAGGACGATTACGAGGAGGAGTACGAGGCGAAGCCACAGTACACTCGCTCTGAGAGTTCTCGCCCGAAGGCGCCTGTGGTCGAGTATGAGTACGAGGATGATGTGGAAGCTGATGCTTGGGCTGACGATGAGGCACCGAAGCCTTACCAGGCTCCTCGAGTGAATATCCCTGAGAAGACTAAGACTCCTGAGTACGAGGAGGAGCCTGGTTATTAG